The window TGTGAGGCTGCTCGAGTCGATCGACACCACTAGAGGCGGCGGCATGATACCGGAAGATCGATCAACCTAGATGAATTTTATCAGAAGCAAAACAAatctaaattatatttcaagaGTATAAGTATACTTACATGCTGCAAATGGCCTTTTGCGACGATGCCAGCTCCCGGTCGGGAAAACACTCATCCATATGAAAACTCAGCCAAACGTACAGATCCAGAACCTACAGTTACCAACAGAAGAATAACTCCAACGACATTTCTACAGAATGGATACAGACCATGGGTCGACAAAGATACTAGCTATTACTGACCTTATGAATTGATTCGAGTTCCTTTAGTTGCTTGTGCGACTTGGGTATCTTGAGTGTTCCGGGGGTAAATATTTCCTTGAGCCGCACAGTATGATTTGTAGAATAACTTGTTGCAAACTGACATCAGAGAGAGATAAGGTAGAGTATGAAAAATCATGCCACTAATTAAACAAGGTGACGAGCTAGAGGCTACAAGCATATCCGACCTGAGTGAGTCCCTGAGACGAGATGTCATCCTCCATGTCAACGGGACTGGAAATAAAAAAGCAGGCTATTATCATGAAGTACGTATATCATTGTGTACGAAGGGGATGATTCAATAGCAGAATATAAATGTCACCTCATAACAAATAGATACTTATCACTCAAAGTAAGAGGTAGCTCATCTATTACGGCTGCTACTTTCTGTTTATAGGCAACAAAAAGTTAGCAACTACAACGATAGATATTTTAGAAAAGATGAACAAGCATAGTTGGGAAAATGAAGTGGATATATCGTCTTGTGTGTGCGAGCAGTGGAGGAAGGAAGGAAGCAAGCATACCAACATCTCCTCGCAATTAGTGATAAAATAGTTATCTGACAACTTGGCGTGCTCAACAAAATGCTCCTAAGAAGACAAGAGCAGATAGGTATCAGACTAGTTAATGGATACTGAAATAAACACGTACaaagagagagacagagagagacGTACCAATATCTGCTTTAGACCATAAGTTGGATGTAAACGTGAAAACATAACTATTAGATCGAAGCTAGGGAAGAGTCCAGCTTGCTGCATCACAGAATGTCCAACCAGAAATTGTGTCATGGGAAAAATTCCAGCTTAAGTTGGTAAGAGCCAAAATGGAAACACCCTAACTACCTCCAGAGTAGGAGAAGGGGAACTTAGTGATGAATGAAGTAAAGGTAGATCATCAGCCTTTAGACAAGTCACTTCACCAATAGGAAATTTAGATTTGTATCTTCCAGCTCTTCCTACAAGAAAATTCAtgacataaatatatattgcgTACAAATGATAAGTATATTCTTAACAAAAACTACTTAAGACAAAGACTTCATGAAGATTTGCCACTCAGCATTAATTTTAGTGGAACACGACTTACACAAGCACAGTTGGCAAACAAAATAGCTTACCTGCAATCTGTTTAATCTCAGAAACAGTAAGGTCCCGCATTTCTATACcatcaaattttttcaatgttgaaaaaattattctgGATATGTTAAGATTGAGACCCATTCCAATGGCATCACTTGCCACAAGAACATCAAAACCATTGTTTTCATCGTTGAACATTGTTGCCTGCAATCTTAAGGAATTTGGTTAGTTCAGCCAATTTCTGCCTCACCAgataaagaaatcaaaatgaaaatggaaagataaataaaattatcctGTAAGAACCAATAGCATGTAGTctgaatgaaaaataatatatatatgtgcgaATAGATGAAAGCGAAATAGTAAATCCATAGAgataatatatggagtataattgaCTTAATCAAAAGCAAAAAACTGAATCACGTAGAAGGTAGATGTCTCCAAATGCCTTAAACATTAAAAGCCTTCAGTAAAAGGATATATTTCAACCGCATTACAATCAGATACAATTCGAGAAGACAAAGAAACCTATCCAATTTACTACActatttaaataaacaaattccTAAGCAAGACAAGTGATAGCCATAAAGAACCTGTCTGCTTCGAGTGGCTGGAGGCAATGAACCATAAACAACGGAGCACATATGCTGCCTTTGATCTTCGATTAGTCTCTGCCAACATAACAATGATAAGAGGGGAACTCAAAAGCCTATAAACTAGTGACCACATTAAAATCTGTATATAcatgaatttgatttgattcagATGACACTGTAATTATATGAAACATCCCTGACATTATCTAGAAAACccttaaatttatattagaaGACCTATACAcgtacaaaaaataattgactTCTCCACTTTCGACCAATACTACAATGATGTGCATCCAACTCACAAGTAGCTAATTTGATTAGTACTACGTAGAAGCTATGCGTCTGCCGTATTGTGTTTAAGTGAAGATCAGGGCCATATTTTTGGCAGTTTCTTTATGTGCAACCCATTAGTTTTAGACTTGCATGCACATGGTTCTTGCCTACATGGTGACTTTAGAAGGCTTCAAAAACTTGCAACTGAGTGTCAGTGGGGAGGTACAAAGGGTCAGATACTGAGTGCATAAGCCTAcctaaaagaaaataaactgGAAGTTACCATACCTTCATTTTGTATATCTCATAACGTGAGAATGTGACAATGCAGTCACCTGTCCGTATCTTGGAAAAAGATCCCAGCGGAACATCCAAGGGGACAAGAGGTGAAAGTCTATCATAATATTTAACCTGAATCAACAGGAAAAGTGTACAGTTCAGATTCACTAAGAAGAACATCACATTCCTCTTCTGTAATTTGGCAATTGGCCCCACGATAGACATAAGTACATGTGTTTGAAAACAGTGCAGTTTAAGATTGAGAGagattataattaaaagaaatgtgacttgtgtgaaatgaaaaagaaattcatTCTACAGATTAGAAAGCCGAAATGCAATACCTCGACAACATCATCGGTCACTTTAAGCATCTCTTTAATTAAAGGAACAGCTGCTGGATCCCCACACAAGTGTAGTTCATCAGCACATATTCCTAGTAAAGCCCTGGTAAATGAAAAGCCCCTTGTTTTGCATCCCAACATCTGTGAGAAAGATAAGATAGTAAACACAGATTATGTTGCGCACACATACTCAATACTACAGAACAGAATccatataaaaaatcaagCTGATGAAAGAATTTAGATAAGGATGCCTAAACTGTGAAGAACTACAAGTGAAATGCAAACATGGAGAACATAAGCAATCAAAGCCACACCCAACCGCCGTATCAaagaagagaaaggaaaagaaacCAAATCAGAAATTTCCATTTCAGAATAGCATAAGTTGTTTTGTCCCGTCCAGCACCTTGGAATGAAAAAAGATAACCAATGTCATAATACCAGCTAAAAAGAGACAAAATATCTTTCAAGCATGTAATAGTTTGCCTTTCaatctttaaatattttgatctACCGTCCATCTTATTTATGATAAAGTTCTATTAAGCAGAATATAATCAGCACATGACGGCTTCTCGTTAGGATTTTGCTTAGAAGTGATATTCCCACCCAAATTGTCCTTCCCTACAAATAAGATTTATAATTGGACATTGGAGAAAATATCATCTTGGTCTTCGAAGGGGTAAAATAAGCATCAAGCAAATAATCTTACAGTCCAGCAAATACAGTTGCTTTGCAAGAGACACACAAACATCCTGCTAGTGACACTATCTGGTATGCACAAAGATCTTGATATCTGAAGTAAATAGACTAAAAATAATGTCCGACTTAGACCATAGGCACACCTGAATTTCATCTACAACCGCACAGCTATAATCAGAATTGACATCTGACATTTCTACAGTAACAGCTTTATGTTTTGCTCCATCaatctcctctctctcttgcCCAGTAATGAGCTCACAAGGAACATTGGCCTTGTTCAGACGCTGAGCAACCTCCCACGCCAAAAGTCTCAATGGCCCACAATAGATACCTGTGGCATGATTGTTAAGTCGAAGCCTAGATTCCACCTCAATAGATAGACCTAAACGGCCAACGAAATGCatcttaaaaatatgaatattatgtACCTGAAGGACTCAACTCCAACCGCTTCAGAGCATGGTATGTTTTGCCACTATTTGTTGGACCAACATGCAATATTACATTCCGTTTTTTTCGTCGAGCAACAGGGTACCATGTATGAGGGCGCCTAATTTGTGAATACAGAATTAGTActacaaaaatacaaatgaaTTGCCAAAATACCAAACTCCATACTGACAGAAGTTTCTCTTACGTGAGGTctgtaaaatcaaa is drawn from Salvia hispanica cultivar TCC Black 2014 chromosome 6, UniMelb_Shisp_WGS_1.0, whole genome shotgun sequence and contains these coding sequences:
- the LOC125192668 gene encoding DExH-box ATP-dependent RNA helicase DExH16, mitochondrial-like produces the protein MGSLLLRRRISRSLLPDNTDFYCSTWEPKFRTSCGIYECLRKLSSSTPRVKFDFTDLTRPHTWYPVARRKKRNVILHVGPTNSGKTYHALKRLELSPSGIYCGPLRLLAWEVAQRLNKANVPCELITGQEREEIDGAKHKAVTVEMSDVNSDYSCAVVDEIQMLGCKTRGFSFTRALLGICADELHLCGDPAAVPLIKEMLKVTDDVVEVKYYDRLSPLVPLDVPLGSFSKIRTGDCIVTFSRYEIYKMKRLIEDQRQHMCSVVYGSLPPATRSRQATMFNDENNGFDVLVASDAIGMGLNLNISRIIFSTLKKFDGIEMRDLTVSEIKQIAGRAGRYKSKFPIGEVTCLKADDLPLLHSSLSSPSPTLEQAGLFPSFDLIVMFSRLHPTYGLKQILEHFVEHAKLSDNYFITNCEEMLKVAAVIDELPLTLSDKYLFVMSPVDMEDDISSQGLTQFATSYSTNHTVRLKEIFTPGTLKIPKSHKQLKELESIHKVLDLYVWLSFHMDECFPDRELASSQKAICSM